DNA sequence from the Armigeres subalbatus isolate Guangzhou_Male chromosome 1, GZ_Asu_2, whole genome shotgun sequence genome:
tgattggaattgtaatacgtccgccattacgcatttttgtccgaggtacccccttgggccagcgaaggtacccctaggtgtacatgtaccccaggttgagaaccgctgttatacACCAATAATAGTAATGTGGATTTCCAAATGAAgcatgaaataaaatattaacattttcacatattttactaaggtacactgggggaagtggaaaaagggggtaagtgtaaaaatcgactcgaaaaatttcaattgtacagactttacagtttttaccacaccataacattgtgcaaaaaTATAGTTAAAtgttcacactaatactatgttaaaaTCTGTGTTATACTTACACTAACACAGTTTACGCTGGAGCtgtcattttaggtttcgcgagaagttgatttttgcattcataaaattaattcttaCTTGCATAAATTGTTCCCTTTTTCGGTGATTTTGcaccacaggtgaccattataatacaattaaactaatcacattcaatttgtagtggtttgtaccatgaaagcaagtaatttaaagattttacactttaCCCCTGGTATCGAACACTGCGGGAGAAGTGGAAAATGATCTGATCACGCaaattttttgcgaacaaatcgggtAGCGACAAGTGCATGAAAATAGGTGATAATTTCGTACGTGTATTGCGCACACACATTTATACAaaaacgcacacacagacattatatcaattcgttaaactgagTCGATAAGTTTATAACACTGTAAGTCCCATTCTCcatcaaaaaagttcatctttgaggCTAACATACAGATtatacgtacacttagtgttcgagaaggcacaaccagccctcccctagctatttcaagaattccttgcgGACCTATTCCTTTAATCCAATGCAATTACTGAACAAAacatactcagagcaattaccgtcttgattttaatcatatatcactactcatcacaattgaaggtcaagataatttgggttttccacttaccccattccactaggttaagtggaaaaataactaccaaatttcaaatatatttttaaaaaacttcAAGCGGCTAaattggtatgaattaccgcacagttggtgcaaaatggactgtttttgGGAGCCCATaatgattgaatgcatttagatcatttaaattggttttacaataatttgaacattaactatcgatttttccttttccacttcccccagtgtaccttacaaaGAATAATTTACGGTTttcaaattatgccaaacgtccattaggccaaacaaccattaggccgaacgacTTTAGGCCAAACGGCCTAATGCCAAAggactttaggccaaatgacctacaacCAACATAACATCTAAATAGAgcaagatgggtcagcacatactgaaCGGCACAATTCGcatttaaacaaaaaatattttctttggcTGATTTTAGGGTTATTTTCGAGcacaattcaagctctatctggaataagggcgaatgtcgcaagagagaattcttttCGCCGACTTCTCCTCTTCCAAgttaaagtgacaagcagatgatttcgttgcggtttttcccctcagaacgaaagaaaacaatgaaaacttgcattctgaggtgataaaccgcgaTGAAATCCTCTgattgtcacttttatttaaaagaggggaagtcgacgaagagaatcctctcttgcgacattcgcccttttaccagatagagcttgaattgtgttaatttgtTTATAAAAATGTATAATTTTTGTCTTCAAGAAAGCAgtaatataaaataaattaaataaaaaaaattaaatatacgAGCGGGTTATTTTCATAAGCAATTGGgggcattttttaaatctaagGTCACTTTTTCATCGACCAAAAGTGACCAATATTTGCCCCCGCTGTTTCACCCATCTTAgcctttaattttttgtttgacAGAAAAGTAGACTTTTAATTTTGACTAAAAACAAGAGGTGaacaagggctgaaaacctcttaaataaagaataaaaaccctgattaatccacctagcggtgttggtgcttttctcgtgcaaaaaaaaaccaatAATATGAGTGattattttttaccgtgttATGCGCATagtaaatagtatttttgctaTAACTTTTGGTCCCATAGTCCAATTTGCCCAATTTCcattagcaaacaatgggacaggattctcagtcgaatggaacttgttgcgagtaattcggccaatgataagttccaaaaagtgtctacaaaattttgtacacatacacacatatacataaattcacacaaacagacatcacctcaattcgtcgagctgagtcgattggtatataaaactatgggtctccgagccttctatcaaaagtttggttctggagtgatcatatagcctttacgtatacttagtatacgagaaaggcaaaaaaaatatgactaaaaataataaataagtagaatttttgttatttcaaatTCTTGGCAAACTGATTATAAGCTATTTTTATAGAACCATGTTTTCAAGCATTGAGAGTTCGCCTTAAGCGACCCATCCTGCCCTGCCCCATCCTACTCTACATGTTTTGAGCAATGTAGAGAGAGCTCCTGTGTGCTATATTTTTTGCTTTGTCGATCAGACAAGCAGCTTCAAGTAatagaaattcctgaatttgTGATCTGATTGGTTAAAGACAAGTGTTAGACTATTAGAAAAAGCACTTACCGTATTGATTATCGCCGGTATAACACCTGTCCGGAGTTCATCGAACTGGAGCCCTTTGATTTGGCCTttcagttttccaaggaatctTTCCAATATGAGCAGTTCGAAGAACAGCTTATTCCGAAAGGCAAGAGTTGGCAATTCTTCCTGCGTTAAAAGTTGTTTCTTTTTGGTTAAAAatagtttcttcttcttttcgaaCAGCCTTTCCTTTTTATCAGCACTACCAAATGCGTTTCGAGCTTTGGTTAAAGGAGTAACCCTTTGATTCTGAGTCAGTGTAGTCTCACAACTCATAGAATTCTGCGGCATAACAATCATGTTCAGCTTCTGTTCAAACGACTTTTGCTTCTCATCCACTTTTTTCATTCGTTCTCGGTAGACAGCATCACGATTCACActgaagtttttctttttcagcGGCATTTGGACTGGTTGGATGTTGCTGTAGAAAAATATTTCCTTCTGACGTGTTACCTTCTCTATGTGGCTTTCAGGCAATTCATCGGTTTCGGCATTCTTATCCTTCAAATCTTGCTTCCGCCGCATTTTATCACGGTagattgaatcacgagttgcGTCGGGTAGTTCTCTCGGGAATGTCCAGCCATCCCAATCGTTCTGCACCCTCGGTAATTTCCCGCTTAGTAAACACTGTAGCACATTTTCCGGTGGCAGTTGATCGATGAAGCCGGAATTCTGCTGGATGAAGAACATCATTTCGTATTTGCAGTCCTGCTCCAGAAAACGTTGCTTTCGGACAAGACGGGGCCCGGGACGTGAGGGTATCCATAGGAGGCATTGTGTAACAGCAAGGTTCATGGAATACTCGTCTTCAAATTCAACAAACAGCTCAGTTACGGAATGCTTGACTATTGTGGAGATATTGCCCGGGCCTCTGCATTTGAAACCAAGCTCCGTTGGGGTTTCCGTATGCTCGACGGaatattcttccggaatttggaaccGTACCGTTCGACTGGGATCAAAATACTCTGGAGATCTTCCAGGGTAAACATTCAACACATGTCCGTAGTATGTCGTCTTATCGCAGCATCGAATTGCCCGTTCGGCGTCTTCTTTACTTGTGAAATAAACGAGCATGTCCAAAAGTAGCGTTTTAGACTGATGAGTCTCGAAGAAAGGATCATCGTTTTCCCGAATGTAAATCATTCTACTGAGAAGTCCTTTGCTAGCAAAGTAAGTGGAAATTTGAGCATTTCTATCGGCCATATCCAAGCTGTTCAGTCGAAAATTGGATACATAAATTGGCCAGTAGGGTGATAGTGTCCAGGCTGGATAGCATTTTGGATCCAGTTCGGTGGGGTACAAATCTGTTCTGGAATAGGCCCTTGCACAGAAAACTTCCTCAGGTGGATTCGATGCGGGACTCTGAACCGGAGCAGGGAACTGAACTGAAGTAGGGCACTGAAATGGAGCAGCGGGATACTGAACTGGAGCAGCGGGGCACTGAACCGGAGCAGCGGGATACTGAACCGGAGCAGCGGGATACTGAGCTGGAGCAGCAGGATACTGAGCTGGAGCAGCAGGATACTGAGCTGGAGCAGCAGGATACTGAGCTGGAGCAGCAGGATACTGAGCTGGAGCAGCAGGATACTGAGCTGGAGCAGCAGGATACTGAGCTGGAGCAGCAGGATACTGAGCTGGAGCAGCAGGACACTGAACCGGAGCAGCGGGATACTGAGCTGGAGCAGCAGGATACTGAGCTGGAGCAGCAGGATACTGAGCTTGAGCAGCGGTATACTGAGCTGGAGCAGCGGGATACTGAATCGGAGCAGCAGGATGAGCTCGAGTAGCAGGATATTGAACCAGAGCAGCGATATTCTGAATCGGAGCAATAGGATACGGAACCGGAGTAGGATACTGGACCTGAGCAGGTCGTTGAATCGGAGTGACGCACTGAACTGGACCGGACCATCTGGTCTTTTTGGCGCGTTTCAATGGAATTTGCTGTGTGCTTAAAACGCTTCTTTTGGTAGACGCTGTGCTTCGCTCGTTACCGTTATTTGAATAGTTTGAGGCACTTGTTGCTAATGGATTGGATGTGAAGTCATCGGCACCAATTTGTTCATCGTCACTATCCAGCGGACATGCTGGATCGTAAGCTGTTCCTGGCGGTGGATCGTAGTCGGCCATACTGGAGCTACAATTAGCATTTTTATTATAATAACTTAAATAATTATAGTCATGTTCAAATGACTTACCTGTTGGATGGGTTGGATGAAAGAAAGTAAACCAAAATTCAGTTGATTACATGCTGGATGCAACCGACGCAGCGCAAATGCTTTATCAGACGGAACAAAACTGAAAATGAACCACAAGCAAAATAAAGGCATAGTAGTGGGCGATTCGGATTTACATTTCGATTTTTGCTTTCTTAATGTGCGAAGTAAAATTTTGACCATACTTCGCAAAACTTTCAAGGTTATCGCCGATATTTCCCACGAACACGAATTCACGGTTTGTGGTTGAAAATAATTCCATGTGATATTGCcttgacagctgctcgtggtcgCAAACAAACCGATTAAAAGCGTGAGTGAAAGTGATTTTTGTGagtgattttgtttaaaaaagaacaaaacaatAAAGTCAAGCATGTAgggaaaatgttaattaaaactgttgttgttttgttttgttcttatgaatgcattcataaaatcaaataaaaatcttattATATGTAAACTTAATTTatactaaaaaaaatgcttaaacTGTTGTTCGTTTTATTTGCAAATTAAACACGGTTCGATAATTTCAATTATGAATCGAAAAAACTAGCAAACTACCCAATGCTACtcaaattgaaaatgaaatgcGAGAGTCAGAGCGCATGGGAGATAAATGTGGATGCAGTCGCGCCTAGATGTAGGTTACCCGTGATACTCTCACGTGCTTCCTTGGTCAATGTGCGCGCGCATTTGAAAGATTTGAAATTGCCCTTTTCTTATGAAATAAGTAGCTCACATATCGCTTTTCAAACAATGATTTATTTGAGAATTAATAATCTTCCTTAATTCCAATTGATTACAAGTTCAGTGTCCCAGCCCCTCAGCACCCTTCAGCCGTTGTCGGTCCGTTCGGCGACAACCAGCTTGTACTCATACTCTCAAGATAGGAAATCGTTACGCCTGAAGCAACAAAGCGCTCGCTGGGCCCATTCCTTCATGCTGTAACCCACGTTCGGCGGCAGCAGCTCCAAGTTTTGCGAGTCCTCATCGTCGAAATCCTCCGCATCGTTGTCCAGGTAGTCGCTCTCCGCGCTCATACCCCGATTCAGAATCTTCTTGTAGCCCTTGCTGTTGGACAGCTTCCGACACTGCTGGAAGTCCAGCTCGTCCTCCTGGTCGGACTCGATGGTCATCTCCTGTATGCTGAACGTGTCGGACAGCTCCTGACGTTTGTGCGCTGAATCTGTCATTTTGCGGTTTGGCTTGGGGAAGAAGGAAACCGGTTCCAGATCATCCTCGTCGCTGTTGCCGTCGGATGGGTTGACATCCACCAGTGGTTGGTGGGAGCCCCGCACTACAACGGCACTTCCCGGTATGGGCAGTCGTGAAATGGGTATAAGTGAAGCCGATTTGTGAACCAAGTCCTGGTTGTTGTCCTGATTGGAGAGAATGggttaaaattaaaaatgtttatttttcatggcGAAGACTGATCCACCCACCTGTTCCTCATACATCTGACGATAATTGCGCTTTGCCCGTTCCACTTTCAGCTCCAGCTTACGTTGCAAAACTTTGCACGTGTTAATTTGGGGTTGCTTTTGATTTGATTGTGTGTCATCCTCTT
Encoded proteins:
- the LOC134222869 gene encoding uncharacterized protein LOC134222869 — protein: MADYDPPPGTAYDPACPLDSDDEQIGADDFTSNPLATSASNYSNNGNERSTASTKRSVLSTQQIPLKRAKKTRWSGPVQCVTPIQRPAQVQYPTPVPYPIAPIQNIAALVQYPATRAHPAAPIQYPAAPAQYTAAQAQYPAAPAQYPAAPAQYPAAPVQCPAAPAQYPAAPAQYPAAPAQYPAAPAQYPAAPAQYPAAPAQYPAAPAQYPAAPAQYPAAPVQYPAAPVQCPAAPVQYPAAPFQCPTSVQFPAPVQSPASNPPEEVFCARAYSRTDLYPTELDPKCYPAWTLSPYWPIYVSNFRLNSLDMADRNAQISTYFASKGLLSRMIYIRENDDPFFETHQSKTLLLDMLVYFTSKEDAERAIRCCDKTTYYGHVLNVYPGRSPEYFDPSRTVRFQIPEEYSVEHTETPTELGFKCRGPGNISTIVKHSVTELFVEFEDEYSMNLAVTQCLLWIPSRPGPRLVRKQRFLEQDCKYEMMFFIQQNSGFIDQLPPENVLQCLLSGKLPRVQNDWDGWTFPRELPDATRDSIYRDKMRRKQDLKDKNAETDELPESHIEKVTRQKEIFFYSNIQPVQMPLKKKNFSVNRDAVYRERMKKVDEKQKSFEQKLNMIVMPQNSMSCETTLTQNQRVTPLTKARNAFGSADKKERLFEKKKKLFLTKKKQLLTQEELPTLAFRNKLFFELLILERFLGKLKGQIKGLQFDELRTGVIPAIINTGLRASLSKYYTFPPTKLNLSDVQEPLDTLTPVFVSNFFVQDLDPKLRNQQIKNFFAAKDLSVYMVYLDEKDEFYNSYLKHVKLLDMLVYFSTIKEASQAIHCFKGSMHHGHKLSVFSGRKDIYFVPDRTVNLKLDGDPNVAEKAIEQFLSSADVPLEDLNIVMRYPGKALFTFAQKKQAKSIAQLGLSATLVTKPMPRRQRYTESDVKSDLLQRILHDAAFLEHQPTAVDELKGLFAVKSIDSEQIVWEGEYHKRKELNDQVSKVLIEWKKLQINRLKLS
- the LOC134208187 gene encoding uncharacterized protein LOC134208187, producing MQMNDSGHETDDRLETLFFDNLDTSGDILNEVQVNNSDSDAESDIYSKINDFDVVFHDPKEKHSQFVGADESKRQVASAELLIDKVPTQTKVGTESTNNNRRVLTSDNSTDSYASSIANSSVSTQEDDTQSNQKQPQINTCKVLQRKLELKVERAKRNYRQMYEEQDNNQDLVHKSASLIPISRLPIPGSAVVVRGSHQPLVDVNPSDGNSDEDDLEPVSFFPKPNRKMTDSAHKRQELSDTFSIQEMTIESDQEDELDFQQCRKLSNSKGYKKILNRGMSAESDYLDNDAEDFDDEDSQNLELLPPNVGYSMKEWAQRALCCFRRNDFLS